CCACACAAAGAAACAGGTAACAGATTTGGCGAATAGCATCATCCAGTTCTCCGAAAAAAATAATAAAGGTTAATACTAGTGGAATGTTCCGTACCTAATAATTCGGCTCGTAAAATGGCTATTGCAGAGGCATTTAGCAAGGCTGCCCATGGCTATGACCAGCATGCACAATTCCAGAGAGATGTCGGCAACGAACTGTTGAAATACTTGCCACAAAATTTGTCAGGCTTGAAGGTGTTAGATATTGGCTGCGGAACGGGGTATTTTTCCGAGATTCTCTCTAACCGAGGAGCAGAGGTTACTGCTGCAGATCTTTCGAAAAAAATGCTCGTTCAGGCCAAAGCTCGTTGCAATAATAATGTGCTTGAATATCGACAAGCGGATGCAGAAGCATTGCCATTTAACAACCACCATTTCGATATTGTTTTTTCAAGTTTGGCTCTTCAATGGTGTGACGATTTGTCTATTCCGCTTAGAGAACTACAAAGAGTCACAAAAAAAGGTGGCAAGGTTCTTTTCTCTACATTAATGCAAGGATCGTTAATTGAGCTGAGAAATGCGTGGGCTGAAATTGATTCATATCAACACGTGAATCAATTTCTAAGTGAGAAACAGATAAAAATTGCGTTAGCGCAAGCTGGATCACAAAACCATCATCTAGACTTACTAACAATTCAGCTTTGGTACGCATCGGCATTTAAGTTAATGCGGGACTTAAAGGGCATTGGTGCAACTCACGTTGGAGCACGTTCTCCCGGGTTGACCAAGAAAAGCACCTTGTCTCGCGTTGAGACCGAATACCAAAGATTTAAAAATGATAATGAGTTGCTACCCGCAACTTATCAAGTGTGTTTAGGAACAATTTTTTATGATTAATGCATTTTTTATTGCCGGAACAGATACTGAAGTTGGTAAAACTGTTGTGTCAAAAGCAATATTACAAGCACTTGCCGCGAAAGGTTTAACAACCATTGGTTATAAACCTGTCGCCGCGGGTTGTAAAGAAACAGAGCAAGGGCTTAGAAACTCTGACGCGCTTCATTTGCAAGAAGCGGCAACGATTGATATTGCTTATAATGAAGCAAACCCGTATGCACTCTTGAGCGCGACATCACCACATATTGCCGCTAAGTTCGATAATGTGCAGATAGAACCCGCGCTATTAAGTGAAAAATTAGCAACACATAAGAGTGTTGCTGATGTGGTATTGGTAGAAGGTGCGGGCGGTTGGCGTGTTCCTATCTCAGACACAGAATGTTTATCGACATGGGTAAAGCAGGAAAAGCTTCCTGTCGTACTGGTGGTCGGCATTAAACTTGGTTGCTTGAGCCACGCCATGCTTAGTGTAGAAGCGATTCAGAATGATGGTCTAGAAATTATTGGTTGGGCTGCAAATCGCATTAATCCTGGAACGGAGAACTATGCGGATATAATCCGTATGTTGGAAGAAAAAATTCCTGCCCCTAAATTGGGTGAGATACCTTATGTACCTAGCGTTAAAAAGAAAAACATTGGTAAGTATATGAATATAGAACCAATTATTAACGGATAAGATTCAATATAAAAAAAATGGGTTGCCAAATTTTGGCAACCCATTTTTTTTATAAAATTTATCTTGCGGAATTAAACCCCATCAGACAGAGTGCGTTGGGTATCCAATACTTGCTTATGAAGTAATTGGTCCTCGCCAATACCTAGTTGTTCTTTGGCTTCTTTTTCCGTGATCCCTAGGTGACAACAAAGTAAGTCGATTGCCATTTGAAAATTGGTATTCTCAACCATTGTTCTATTCCTTATCAAAGCGAACTGCAGCTGCAATCCTACGCTGCTTCGAATCTACGCTTAACGAGTCATTTACTCAATAAGACGAAAGTCTAACATCCAGCGTTATGCATTGACTTATGCTATAGAGTAATTCAGCCATGCCTAAGCTTATTTAAATTTAGCAAAGTTAATTAGTTGTACATCAGACCATTATGTTTGAGCCAACCATGCTTGTGCTTTTTTCTTGGGTCGCGATGTGTCCAATGGATAATGCCACCTCGATTATTCCACTCATACTCACCGTAAAACTCAACAACATCTCCCGTTTTTAGGTTCGAAATACGCGGTGCTAAATCAATATTATGTGCCACCAAGAGCGTCTGACGACTAGACAGTTTCAATATAAATTTTTGATGCCTCGACCCTTTATTATCGTCTGCCAATAAACGAATTACAGTACCCACACCTTGGACTTGTACATCACTTTGTCGTGATTCAAATGCCTGCTTCAATTCACTATCATTGGACCAAGTGAAAAAAGAGATTGCACTTAATACAACCAAGACCATCGTCAAAAATAACTTCATATCAATCCCTTTCTACTGGTTGTATTCGATGTCGATGTAAAATGTGCTAGTGCGAACCGGTCATCGTCAACAAAAATTGGCATGGTTCGAGAGTAATAACCAATTGATATCTAAAATAAATAGTGTTTTTTTGGAATTGGGTGTAAATCAGCGTCTACTAGTATATTTCCATTGTCCAAGAACTTAATTTTTTCTCTGTCCAAAGCGCAATAATTATTGGTTCTAGGGCAGTCATTATTCTTCGAAAATCATCATCCGTTTTACTGTCGTTGAACCAGTTTTTGATTGAATCTTGATTAAATTCAAGTTGTTTTAGGTTACCTGAATTGGTAAGAACTTCTTCGCCATCAGAAGCTAACTGTTCGCTCGTCAGTTTTATTTGTGACTCGAAGTACTGTTCGCCCGCTTTGTATAAGTTCCAACCATCCAATCTTGTTGCTATTCGTTCCATTAAACTATCCTATTCAATTTTTGTTGGGGTAATTATGAAATCATACTCTTCATGTTAAGTATGAGATTGACCTCACAACATAATCAGCTTTCATATCGGGTTTGTGAAAATGTAACTGCCTTCAAGAAATGGTTAATTGTTATCAGAGCCTAGTGATTAAATAGGGCCGTTAGATAAAACCTTCGTATAGGCATCAATACCTTGTAGGGAATAACGGATAAAAATTAATTTGAGAAAAAATGTTAAAAGTTCGCGTAGCTTGAGAAGATGAAGGAGGGGGGACAATCTTGGTAAATGTATGTTGCTATACGTTAATCGTATGGAATTTATAGGCTATCAGTTAGGTTTAAAATGAGCGATAGGTGTCGTCTAACCGACACCTATCGCAATGTGCTAGTTGATTAATTCAATCTTGTTGAAATCGATACTGTTCCCTTTAGGTGAACGTTCAATCTCGCTAACTTTACGAAAGTGGAACAATAGAATATAGCCAAAGCAGCCTAAAATTAACGCAATTGCCAATGCTCCGACCCATTGGATCTGAAGAAAGTCCAATTTGAATAGCAGTGTTAATCCGCTGAGTAAAACCACATTACCTATCATGTATCGCACTTTACCGAATCGCTGAACTGTGAGGTTTAAGTTGTCGGTATATAAACGAACCAATGAATCAAGTGAGTTGATTACAAATGTCATCCCAACCAAGACCATTGCGAGGTTGTAGAAGCCAGCAACCGGTATTGCGTTGGCGCTGTAGTAATAAAGAACACTGAACCAAATAGCGATTGGAATAGAAGGGAATACCATCATAGAAACCAATACTTGGTAAGTTCTGAGACCACTGACAAAACGAGCAGTAAATTGGCCGATCATGATGCTCCATGCAAACCACCAATAAAGGTAAAATTCGTGGTAGTCGTTAAGAGGTAACACAAATTTATGCAGGTTAGTAAAGTAACCGCCTAAAAGACTTAATGTGGTAAAGAATTCGCCAACACTTGAGTTGTCGGATAAAAATGCACCAGACCACATCAATGCGATCAAACCTAGGAATAACCAACTGCTTCCTAAGCTTAAAATTCTGACGTAGCGGATACTTGTACTTGAGTACACGGCGACAGCAATGATGGCGAGTACCACTAAATAGAAGCTACCTATGATGGTCTCTCCATCGCCAAACTCGGGTAAATACCACGGTAAGTTAACCAATAACAGGTAAGCGGTAAACGCACACGTACCAATAATAACCATGTTATTAATCAGTTTGATTAACGGTATCTCGAAGAACTTGACCCTTGGCTCAATAACACAGAAGTAAAAACAGGTTAAGAAGTAGAAGGCCCAAATGAAGAATGCCCAGAAACCAAACTCTATGGCCAACGGATTAGTAAAAGAGTATTCAGGGCTGGTGGCTAGATCGGCATAACCAGCGAACTCGGTTAGTGGAAACATGATCAGCCCAACATCTAAACCAGAGGTAAAGAGGATGGCGATAAAGGCAAATTTGCGTACGGGAGTGACGCCAATACACTTCATGTTGCCCCAACGGTAAAGGACAAACACGATAGCGGCAAAGGTAAATAAAATACCTATGGATAACCAAGTAGTCATTATTTGGCCTCCGTGGGGGTGATACGAGCAAACATAATTATTTCCTTGATTTATGTTTTGATGCTATGTCCCAATTTTTTAAGACGGCAAGTGCCATCAGGCCTTAAGTATCGTTTTGACGATAGTTAAAACCTGATAAATTGAACATAGTTACGTCGACCATTTGCGAACATCGCATAAGTTGGTCATATTAATCATACTTTCTATGAACGAATGTTTTCGTTAGGTATAGGGTAGTGAATGCACTCCTTGGTTAGGGTGAATGTTTATCGCTTAGGGTTTTGTAATCGCTGGCTTGTTTGCCAATCCGATGCAGTAACCACTTGAGCCGTACTTGGTTCTAATAGCTCTTTTCCCAAAATAATATCCGCGGCGCGCTCAGCGACCATAATGGTAGGTGAATTAAGGTTACCGTTAGGGATTGTGGGGAATATTGAAGAATCAACAACGCGCAGACTCTCGATACCGTGAACCTTGGTTTCAGAGTTCACAACGGACATTGAGTCTTCACCCATTTTGCAGGAACAAGACGGATGATAGGCGCTCTCAACAGAGCGTCTAACAAACTGGTCAATCTCTGAATCGGTCTTCACGGTTAGCCCAGGTTGAATTTCTTCGCCCCGATATTCGTCTAGTCCAGGTTGATTTATGATCTCGCGAGTCAGACGCACGCAGGCTCTAAATCCATCGATGTCGTCTTGGTGAGACAGATAATTAAACTGGATTTTAGGGGCGATATGAGGGTCGTTTGACGACACCTTAATAGTACCTCGGCTTTTGGGTTTGTTATGACCAATGTGAACCTGAAAACCATGACCTGAAAAAGCTTCTTTACCGTCATATCGCATCGCGGCTGGTAAGAAGTGATATTGGAGATCTGGCCATTCCAAATTTGCTTTAGAACGGATAAACCCACAAGACTCAAAATGATTGGTTGCGCCAAGTCCGGACTTGTCGAGTATCCAGCGAGTACCAATTAACAATTTGCTAAATGGGCCAAGTTTTCCGTTCAATGATATTGGTTTTAAGCATTTGAACTGGAAATAAAACTCTAGGTGGTCCTGAAGGTTTTCGCCTACCCCCGGTAATTCATGAACCTGTTCAATGCCGGCATTTTTTAATGTATCAGATGCGCCAATGCCAGACAGTTGTAGTATATGAGGCGAACCAACTGAGCCAGCGGAAAGCACCACCTCTTTATTGCAACGTATATCAATTATTTGATTCTTGCGTTCGTATCGAACACCAACGGCGGTCTTATTTTCTAGTAGAATTTTGTGTACAAGTGCGTGAGTAACAACCGTCAAATTATTTCGCTTCAGGGCTGGTTTTAGATAGGCATTTGCTGTCGACCAACGGACACCATTTTTTACCGTCATGTGCATTGGGCCAAACCCTTCTTGTTGTTCGGCATTGTAGTCGGCAGTGGCCAAATACCCGGCATCTTTACCTGCTTCAACAAATGCCTGATATAACGGATTTTTCATATTGTTGCCGTTATTTACCGCTAAAGGGCCGAGGTCGCCTCGATAGTCATTACCACCGAATGACCATGTTTCTGCTTTTTTGAAATAGGGTAGGCAATGCGAATAATCCCAATCTACTGCTCCATTTTTTTGCCATTCGTCGAAGTCACGCGCATGACCGCGTACATAGACCATGCCGTTGATGGATGAAGACCCCCCTAATACTTTTCCGCGAGGGCAGTGCATATGACGGTTATCCAAAAACGGTTCAGCTTCGGTCTTAAATTGCCAAGCGTACTTTTCTGTGTTCATCGGGATAGATAATGCTGTGGGCATCTGAATGAAAATGCTTTTGTCACTGCCGCCGGTTTCTAGTAACAAGACGTTATTGCTAGGGTCGGTGGATAAACGGTTCGCGAGTACGCAGCCCGCGCTTCCTGCTCCTACAATGATGTAGTCATAATTTGAGTTGGTCATTGTCATTCCTTAAAACGGGCTATCAAGTGATTGCATACCAACATATACGGCCTTGATTTGCGTGTATGCTTTTAAGGTTTCACTGCCATTTTCTCGTCCGATGCCAGACATTTTGTAGCCACCTACCGGCATTTCTGCAGGCGAAGCGCCGTAAGCATTGATCCAGCAAATACCCGCTTGTATTTGATGAATGACGCGGTGGGCACGGCTAATGTCTTGGGTAAATACGCCAGCCGCTAATCCTAAGCGTGTGTTGTTTGCACGACGAATTACCTCGTCTTCATCGGTGAATGTGAGTACCGACATAACAGGGCCAAAGATTTCCTCTTTCGCGATGGTCATTTCGTCGGTGCAATCGGTGAAAACGGTCGGGGCAACGAAATACCCGTTGGGACAACCTTCTGGTTGCAAGGCGGTTCCGCCCGTAAGAAGTGTTGCGCCCTCAGATTGGCCAATTTCAATGTAGTCGAGCACTTTTTGTTGGTGATTTTTTGAAATAAGAGCCCCGAAGTTGGTTTCTACATTCATTGGGTCGCCGCAGATAATATTTTGTTCGGTACGCTCTATGAGACGTTTAATAAAACGCGGGTAAATGTCTTGTTGAACAAACACGCGTGTACCGTTAGTACAAACCTCACCTTGCGTATAAAAGTTGCCGAGCATGGCAGCGGATATTGCATTTTCTAAGTCAGCATCATTAAAGATGATTAGAGGAGACTTCCCTCCCAATTCCATGGTCACTTCTTTAAGTGAGTTGGCAGCGGCAGCCATGACCTTTTTACCTGTCCCCACTTCCCCAGTGAATGAGATCTTTGCGATGTCCTCGTGCTCTGTTAGCCACGCACCAACACGACCATTACCTTGAACAACGTTAAAAACACCATCAGGTAAACCAGCCTGCGTGAATATCTCGGCCAAACGTATTGCGCCTCTCGGCGTTTCTTCCGATGGCTTAAAGATCATGGCGTTTCCGCAAGCTAGGGCTGGCGCTGCTTTCCAACACGCGATCTGTAAGGGGTAGTTCCATGCACCAATACCCGCGCAAATGCCGAGCGGCTCGCGGCGCGTATAATAAAAATCGTCACCAACAGTTTGCTGATTACCTTCTATACTTGGGGCTAATCCTGCAAAAAACTCGATTGAATCTGCACCGGTAACCACATCAACAACCGAGGCTTCTTGCCAAGGCTTGCCGGTATCCCGTACTTCACCGGCGGCAAGTTCGTCATTGTACTCGCGTAATAAAGCGACGGCTTTTAGGAGAATACGACTCCGTTCGACCGGTGTCATTTTTGACCATGTGGCAAATCCAGATTTAGCACTTTCTATTGCGGCTTGTTGTATGACTTCGTTGGCGGTCTCCACTAAGTAGCTTATTTGGCCTGTCGCGGGGTTAATGACTTCAAATGTTTCACCCGTATTATTAGATAGATATTGACCGTGTACATAGTTTTGATAAACGACTAACGATGACATTAAGTTTCCTCGTATTTTAAGACCAAGAATCAATTAGATTATGGTGTTTTATTCGTTGAAATTAGAGAGAAAACATACCTTTTTAGGTGAGCGTGACATCGGTTAAACTCTAAATTAGTTAGAATACTAATTATTATTTCTCTAATGATCAAGTGGGTTTGAACTATTAACCGAATTGTATGTGCACTGTTTTGTGGGTAACTTGTTGTTTTTAAAGGTTGTTGTTGGGTGTTTTTTAGCTCGCCTTTAACCAATAAACTAGCTTACTTATAGTTAAATCATTTGAGTTGTAATCATTTGAGTTGTAATCATTTGATCAAGGTCATGATGGCTGGTCGTTATTTTGGTTAGATTCCGTAGCAATCAAGTTAGCTTGGTTCGATGGGTGAAAAATAGTTATTTATTTTGTAATAGGAGTTGAACGATCGATGGTGAACACATTTAGTTGCCAAGAAGCATTGCCGACAATGCCCGTTCCAGATTTACAGGATACATGTAATAGGCTTTTAGAATGGGCAGAACCTTTATTGACGGAAGAAGAACGAACAAGTGCAAAAATTGTAGTAGAGCAGTTTCTTCTTTCTGGTGGAGAGGGTGAAAGACTACAAAATGAGCTGTGTGATTGGAATGATCGTGATGATGTTTCCAATTGGTCATCATCTGCTTGGAAAGATCTCTATCTAGAATCTCGCGAGCCTTTGGTCATTAATAGCAATGTATTTTATTACCTCAAAAGTAAGCTGGATAAAGAGGTGTGTAAACAAGCGACTATCGCTGCTGCTTTAATTGTCAGTGTCTATAGATTTATCGCATTGATTGATAAACATGACCTCAATGTTGATATGCAAAAAGAAATACCGCTTTGCATGAATCAATATAACAGCATTTTTTCTTCAATCAGAATACCCAGGATTGGAACCGACGAATTTAAAGTATCATCATCTAGGCAGCATATTATTGTCCTGCGGAATCAGCATATCTATAAAATCAATATTATTGACGGAAAAGGCAATATCCGATCGCCATCCGCTATCGAATTCGATCTTGAGTGCATTTTATCCGCCTCTGATAAAGGGCAAAATATAGGTTTGCTAACCACAATGCCGCGCGATGTCTGGGCAAACCGTAGAGCAGAATTGCTCGATAGTTCTTCGAGCAACAAGGAGGGCATGACCGTTATAGAGGAAGCGGTTTTTGCGTTGTGTTTAGATGAAAATAAGCCAGAAGCAATAACCGAAATCTCAAAACAATTGTTGCACGGAACGGGCAGCAATCGTTATTTTGATAAGTCGGTACAATTTATTGTGTTTGCAAATGGAAAAACTGGAATAAACTTCGAGCATACTGGGGTGGATGGTTCGGTTATGCTTCGATTGATTGCGCATATATATGACTCGATTGATGCGGTTGTTTTTGACGAAAAGGATCGTGAGGAAATAAAAAATAGTGCGATCCCATCGGAAGTCGAAGGCATTAAATTTGAGCTAAATGATGCATTGTGTCGCACGGTACAAGATGCAGGCGACCAATTTATTCAGCATACGGCTAATACTCAAACGAGGGTGCTGAATTTTTCTTTTTTTGGCAAAAATCAGATAAAACAATTTGGTGTGAGTCCAGATGCGTTTGTTCAGTTGGCGTTACAGTTGGCAGAATATAAGCTGTATGGAAAATGTTACAGCGCCTATGAGGCCGTTATGACTCGAACATTCCTTGATGGTCGTATCGATGTTCTGTACACCGTCACTCCCGAGTCGATGGCATTTATTCGGAATGTAGATTCGTCAAACAGCAGTGTGAAAGAAAAACAACATTTACTGAGACAAGCGCTACAGAAGCACATTGCACGAGCCCATGAATGTAGGGTTGGTAATGGGGTATACACTCATCTTCTTGCGTTAAAGTATCGGTATAAAATAGCCGGCCGTTCTATCGGTTTAAGTAGCCTACCAACATTGTTTACAGATACGGGCTATCAGGCTTTAACCCATAGTGTCGTTTGCACAAGTACAACGTCCGAATATGGTGTTGATCTCGCGGGGTATGGGCCTATTGTCGATGATGGTTACGGGATCAGATATTTTACTAAAAACGATGGCATCTGCTTCAACATGACGAGTCGAACTCAAATGCAGGAAAATTTGGATAAAATGGTGATTTATATCGAACAGTCTCTCAGTGAAATGGCAGAATTGATGCGTGAAGAAACAGAGAATTGATTGTGGAACTTGAATAAGTTGGCTATCAACTAAAGACAAAACGAGTTTAATATGAAATATTGTCAATAATATTTGCTAAATGAAAAGTAAAGGAACGGTGTAAATGGAATTTTCTAAACTCGGTAGCAGTGATATTTTGGTGTCACGTGTATGTTTAGGCAGTATGACGTGGGGTCTGCAGAACAATCAACAAGATGCAAATCAGCAGATAGAGTATGCGATAAGTCAGGGAATAAACTTTATCGACACGGCTGAAATGTATGCCGTTCCTCCTTCACCAGACACCTACGGAAAAACAGAGACCATTATTGGCAACTGGCTTGCCGAAAACCCGCATCGTCGAAAAGAACTTATTATCGCAACTAAGATCGCGGGTCCAGGCATGCCATGGGTGAGAGAAGGTGGGCCTATCACTGGTGATGCGGTTGTTGCGGCTGTAGATGCCTCTCTCCAACGATTGCAAACCGACTACATCGACCTTTATCAGTTGCATTGGCCAAATCGTACTTCGCCTCATTTTGGTAAACACCTGCCGAATAAAATTTCTTTTAGTGAATTTGACGCCAAGCAACAAGAAGCGCAAATGCTCGATATTTTGCATGGGTTAGCTAAGTGTGTGAAAGCGGGGAAAATACGCCACTGTGGGTTATCGGACGATACGCCATGGGGGATCAATACTTACCTAAAACTGAGTGAAAAGTATGACCTCCCACGTATGGTTGCTATCCAAAATGAGTTCAACCTGCTGCATGCTAAAGACTGGCCTTATTTAATCGAAAATTGCGTCCACGAGGACATTGCTTATTTACCATGGTCTCCGCTCGCGAGTGGCATGCTTAGTGGAAAGTATTTAGACGGAAAGCGTCCAGAAGGCAGTCGTTGGACATATATGCAACGCAATGGAATTTTCCGCGATACGCCAATTGCGAGCAGCGCGATTAAAGAGTATATGGAGATTGCTGATGCACACGATTTTACGCCTAGTCAGCTGGCATTAGCATGGTGTAACCAAGTAGATGGTGTCACTTCTACAATTATTGGCGCGACATCTATGGCTCAGCTTAAAGAGAATATTAGTGCTTTTTCTAAGCCGTTAAGTCAAGAAATATTGACGAGTATTGATGGTGTTTTGAAAACCTACCCTGCACCGTATTAAGCCATTTTAGGGTTGTATGGGATGAGGTAGATTATGGAAGATATAAACTATTAGTTGGTTATGCGCTTATGTTTTCTAATATTCTTATTCGGCACCTTTATACTAAAACTCGTAGAGTATTTGAGTCTCTGTTTGCGCTATTTTTTGGGGCAGTAGGATTCAAATACTCACAAGTAAGTTAGATATTTAGTCAAAGCTCATGTCATTAGTGCAATCACTGTTTCTCTAATGAGGTGTCACCTTCAAATAGTGCTCTTTTTTTGTTTATCGCTGCGATCAAAAAATCACGGCATTTTTTGATTCGTGCTGTTTTTCTTAGATCAATATGGCTAAGTACCCATACCGACCAATCTGAACGAGGTATTGGGATATTGAGTTTTACTACCTGAGTGTCATGGATGCTATCCGGCATGTAACACGGCATACGTGCAACGCCAAATCCTGCTTTGACGCTTGCATACATACTCGATAAATCATCAACCTTAAGTGAAATGTAGGCATTGGGGAAATACTGGTTTGCCCATTCTGGTAGCTCGGTTTCTCCGCTCCATATTATTATCCCAACAGGTTGAGTTAAATCAATATGGCTCGCAACATATACCCCGTGCTGTAAACCAGACACTTTTCTGCCTATTAAGTAGTCGGGTGGGGATGGCGTCAGACGAATGGCAAGATCCGCCTCTCGGCTTGCAAGATTTCGAACCCCTTTGGTTACCATCAGATTTATTTCGATACCCGGATGTTTTTTATTAAATTGTGCCAACTCAGGTGCGAGACAATACTCAAAAATGTCATGTGGCATGGTCAGATTAATCGGCCCTTCTAACCTCGCGTCTTGACCAAATAGAGTTCGAGAGATTTGTTCACTTTGCGATTCCATATTCTGTGCTTGTTCAAAAATAGCGTCAGCTGATTCTGTCATTTCGTAACCGTCTCGCAGACGGTTGAAGAGAAGCACGCCATGCTTTTCTTCAAACCCTTTAATTCGTCTAGAAACGGTAGAGTGATTAACCCCCAATACCTTGGCGGCTCCAGACACACTACCCTCTCGTGAAACAGAGAGGAAGTAACGAATATCGTCCCAATCATTCATAGTGATCTACCTATGTGCGTTTATGCACGGCTGATTTGCATTTATTGCGAATTTATTAACAGTCTAATTCGTCTTACACTTCTTGTCGAACTAAGCCACTCACTAATGAAATTAGGAAACGACTATGTATAAGTTATATCACGGAGCTGGAACATGCTCATTGGCCGTCAAAGCCGCATTAACACTAACAGGCACACCATTTGAAACCCAAGTTATGGACTTGGCCAATGGCGAGCATTTTCAAGATGAATACATTGCTATCAGCCCATTAAGCAAGGTTCCTGCTTTAGTTATTGCCCAGAACGCTGAAGATTATGTCTTAACCGAGGGGGCGGCAATTTTGTTATATCTATCAAGCCAGTTTCCTGACGCACAATTAATGCCTAAGAGCGATACGTTGGCGTATGCCGAGGCACTAAAATGGTTTCAGCTTCTTTACGCTACGGTGCATCCTCATTGGAGCCGTCTATTTTTTCCGGAGCGTTATTCTAACGATGCCGGTCGTGTTCGTGAATTATCCGAGGCAGAGCTGCATAAAGTGTATTCCCTTATCGACGCACAGCTTGGCAAACACAACTATATCGCAGGGGAGAGACTAAGCTTGGCTGATCTTTATCTAATGGTGACAGTGCATTGGCAAGGAGCCTTAAAAACATCGCTTTCGAGTCGATACCCAAACATTGAAGCGTATCAAGCTCGAATCTATGAAGAACCTACCATCGGCTCGCTCTATCAAACTGAGTTTGGTGGTTAAGTCTACAAGGCAGAGGATATCTTCTGCCGGTTTTAATGATTGTGTTTTGTTGCGTAGGAGAATAGAAATGACATCACTTTTTAAGCCTGTATTGCTGGGTAAAAAAACCTTAAAAAATCGTATGGTT
This portion of the Vibrio sp. VB16 genome encodes:
- the bioC gene encoding malonyl-ACP O-methyltransferase BioC, with the translated sequence MAIAEAFSKAAHGYDQHAQFQRDVGNELLKYLPQNLSGLKVLDIGCGTGYFSEILSNRGAEVTAADLSKKMLVQAKARCNNNVLEYRQADAEALPFNNHHFDIVFSSLALQWCDDLSIPLRELQRVTKKGGKVLFSTLMQGSLIELRNAWAEIDSYQHVNQFLSEKQIKIALAQAGSQNHHLDLLTIQLWYASAFKLMRDLKGIGATHVGARSPGLTKKSTLSRVETEYQRFKNDNELLPATYQVCLGTIFYD
- the bioD gene encoding dethiobiotin synthase, with the protein product MINAFFIAGTDTEVGKTVVSKAILQALAAKGLTTIGYKPVAAGCKETEQGLRNSDALHLQEAATIDIAYNEANPYALLSATSPHIAAKFDNVQIEPALLSEKLATHKSVADVVLVEGAGGWRVPISDTECLSTWVKQEKLPVVLVVGIKLGCLSHAMLSVEAIQNDGLEIIGWAANRINPGTENYADIIRMLEEKIPAPKLGEIPYVPSVKKKNIGKYMNIEPIING
- a CDS encoding DUF3465 domain-containing protein, with product MKLFLTMVLVVLSAISFFTWSNDSELKQAFESRQSDVQVQGVGTVIRLLADDNKGSRHQKFILKLSSRQTLLVAHNIDLAPRISNLKTGDVVEFYGEYEWNNRGGIIHWTHRDPRKKHKHGWLKHNGLMYN
- a CDS encoding BCCT family transporter, giving the protein MTTWLSIGILFTFAAIVFVLYRWGNMKCIGVTPVRKFAFIAILFTSGLDVGLIMFPLTEFAGYADLATSPEYSFTNPLAIEFGFWAFFIWAFYFLTCFYFCVIEPRVKFFEIPLIKLINNMVIIGTCAFTAYLLLVNLPWYLPEFGDGETIIGSFYLVVLAIIAVAVYSSTSIRYVRILSLGSSWLFLGLIALMWSGAFLSDNSSVGEFFTTLSLLGGYFTNLHKFVLPLNDYHEFYLYWWFAWSIMIGQFTARFVSGLRTYQVLVSMMVFPSIPIAIWFSVLYYYSANAIPVAGFYNLAMVLVGMTFVINSLDSLVRLYTDNLNLTVQRFGKVRYMIGNVVLLSGLTLLFKLDFLQIQWVGALAIALILGCFGYILLFHFRKVSEIERSPKGNSIDFNKIELIN
- the betA gene encoding choline dehydrogenase, producing the protein MTNSNYDYIIVGAGSAGCVLANRLSTDPSNNVLLLETGGSDKSIFIQMPTALSIPMNTEKYAWQFKTEAEPFLDNRHMHCPRGKVLGGSSSINGMVYVRGHARDFDEWQKNGAVDWDYSHCLPYFKKAETWSFGGNDYRGDLGPLAVNNGNNMKNPLYQAFVEAGKDAGYLATADYNAEQQEGFGPMHMTVKNGVRWSTANAYLKPALKRNNLTVVTHALVHKILLENKTAVGVRYERKNQIIDIRCNKEVVLSAGSVGSPHILQLSGIGASDTLKNAGIEQVHELPGVGENLQDHLEFYFQFKCLKPISLNGKLGPFSKLLIGTRWILDKSGLGATNHFESCGFIRSKANLEWPDLQYHFLPAAMRYDGKEAFSGHGFQVHIGHNKPKSRGTIKVSSNDPHIAPKIQFNYLSHQDDIDGFRACVRLTREIINQPGLDEYRGEEIQPGLTVKTDSEIDQFVRRSVESAYHPSCSCKMGEDSMSVVNSETKVHGIESLRVVDSSIFPTIPNGNLNSPTIMVAERAADIILGKELLEPSTAQVVTASDWQTSQRLQNPKR
- the betB gene encoding betaine-aldehyde dehydrogenase, which gives rise to MSSLVVYQNYVHGQYLSNNTGETFEVINPATGQISYLVETANEVIQQAAIESAKSGFATWSKMTPVERSRILLKAVALLREYNDELAAGEVRDTGKPWQEASVVDVVTGADSIEFFAGLAPSIEGNQQTVGDDFYYTRREPLGICAGIGAWNYPLQIACWKAAPALACGNAMIFKPSEETPRGAIRLAEIFTQAGLPDGVFNVVQGNGRVGAWLTEHEDIAKISFTGEVGTGKKVMAAAANSLKEVTMELGGKSPLIIFNDADLENAISAAMLGNFYTQGEVCTNGTRVFVQQDIYPRFIKRLIERTEQNIICGDPMNVETNFGALISKNHQQKVLDYIEIGQSEGATLLTGGTALQPEGCPNGYFVAPTVFTDCTDEMTIAKEEIFGPVMSVLTFTDEDEVIRRANNTRLGLAAGVFTQDISRAHRVIHQIQAGICWINAYGASPAEMPVGGYKMSGIGRENGSETLKAYTQIKAVYVGMQSLDSPF